A single Mercenaria mercenaria strain notata chromosome 9, MADL_Memer_1, whole genome shotgun sequence DNA region contains:
- the LOC123547508 gene encoding tenascin-like — translation MFDKVWYEHSRCVLCGVIVLSLVSSLTVAGSGCSFQAEDGGFPDSRIAVCKGKWYGHVKYASDLCAPGWDVCDWNADGHTLSKIPWTVALSVDGCFAYNAAQDGGRCHECRNQLNQDDLAGIGRGCPHQHKGQSSCINGGRIDASCCVDSHISINRGCQQQPWIDGIMCCRQSAKRPHILAPPPERIDVNVGRIFMLSCQAEGIPAPRTQWYKDGSKIGGSRNSRTSVLTNGDLLVTLTRKSDSGQYSCEVINEEGIDIAHTQVFVKDHDSGCEDGTTEGLSVYSDIHACSGRWKGHVKHGSTLCGRGWRVCNSHDAGRLEELSWLDILDIKGCYAYNVANDKSGKCRRCHSGKGRLAGIGRDCRKVKYTMPSCLSQGRIDVYRSKDKVPREKSCSYQEGITSGVLCCKRHKRKHKIKNEISASGRPHCSLGCENGGQCVGYNVCMCPVGYKGAMCQNAVCPDGCGSRAKCVSPGQCECIHPYTGKNCAEKRHRLRCKSSCLNGGQCRKGKCKCPPTHYGSSCQHLYKHLFLSHLNRTER, via the exons GTTCAGGGTGCAGTTTTCAGGCAGAGGATGGGGGCTTTCCTGACTCGCGTATCGCAGTTTGTAAAGGAAAATGGTATGGGCATGTGAAGTATGCCAGTGACCTGTGTGCCCCTGGCTGGGATGTATGCGACTGGAATGCCGACGGTCACACACTAAGTAAAATACCCTGGACAGTAGCATTATCTGTTGACGGTTGTTTTGCTTATAATGCAGCACAAGACGGGGGACGGTGCCATGAATGCCGTAATCAGCTTAATCAG GATGATTTAGCAGGTATAGGGCGTGGCTGCCCACATCAGCATAAAGGTCAGTCATCGTGTATAAATGGTGGTCGTATAGATGCAAGTTGTTGTGTTGACTCGCATATCAGTATCAACAGAGGTTGTCAGCAGCAGCCCTGGATCGATGGCATAATGTGCTGTCGACAGTCag CCAAACGACCTCATATTCTCGCCCCACCTCCTGAGCGTATAGATGTGAATGTAGGGAGAATATTTATGTTGTCTTGCCAAGCAGAAGGGATTCCAGCACCACGAACTCAGTGGTACAAGGATGGCTCAAAGATTGGCGGCTCTCGTAATTCTAGAACATCTGTCCTTACAAACGGAGATTTGTTGGTAACACTGACACGGAAATCAGACTCGGGTCAGTACAGCTGCGAGGTCATCAATGAAGAAGGCATAGATATAGCCCATACACAAGTCTTTGTCAAAG ATCATGACTCTGGCTGCGAGGATGGGACAACGGAAGGGCTGTCTGTGTATTCTGATATACATGCATGTTCAG GTCGCTGGAAAGGTCATGTAAAGCATGGAAGCACGTTGTGTGGACGTGGGTGGCGGGTCTGTAACAGTCATGATGCAGGGAGACTCGAGGAGTTAAGCTGGCTagatattttagatatcaaaGGATGCTATGCGTATAATGTTGCAAATGATAAAAGCGGAAAATGTCGCAG ATGCCATTCTGGAAAAGGACGTCTTGCAGGAATAGGTCGTGACTGCCGAAAGGTCAAGTATACAATGCCCTCATGTCTGTCTCAAGGTCGTATAGATGTATACAGATCGAAAGATAAAGTACCAAGGGAGAAGAGTTGTTCATATCAAGAGGGTATTACGTCTGGTGTTTTATGCTGTAAAAGACAcaagagaaaacataaaattaaaaatg aaaTATCTGCATCTGGTAGACCTCACTGCTCTCTGGGCTGTGAAAATGGAGGCCAGTGTGTGGGCTATAATGTTTGCATGTGTCCTGTGGGCTACAAAGGGGCCATGTGTCAAAATG CTGTTTGTCCAGATGGCTGTGGGTCTCGTGCAAAATGTGTGAGTCCGGGACAGTGTGAATGTATACATCCATACACGGGGAAAAATTGTGCAGAGAAGAGACACAGATTGAGATGTAAATCTTCGTGTTTAAATGGTGGGCAGTGTCGGAAAGGCAAATGTAAATGTCCTCCAACTCATTACGGATCCTCATGCCAGCATT TATACAAGCACTTGTTTTTATCCCATCTAAACCGGACAGAGAGATGA
- the LOC123547507 gene encoding uncharacterized protein LOC123547507 has translation MAVSGKKAPAVSTGSGEDFEIFCQPCDLDDIRLPAFGYCTNCEEHLCESCFNHHKKPKPLRHHILLDKQNMPQTQQIPSKSTHAGQPDDLTTPCTEHKREIIKFYCHDHKVLLCTVCVTLGHSLTSCHVNYIPDISKQSINSSEYRDTIKDIDNIAERYHKLTEDLRRMTTNSNNSLSDVLIDLKKFRKEINQRLDELEKEAEDRANALKDDNNKRLTAMETASENITKCLKASTDSIKQLNTSKQADRLFMELKSAQKLIEVSKEKLSLQAPHADVNKYQFQPNLAISSFLKEKSLGTIRQKAKEQSNPPPVVSLQPLKYSHQGSVSVKTTQDKNMCYVTGMALLTPSKLVLTDYNNQSIKMIDTNSNSISHQLKPETAPGDLTLVTRDQLAVTLPGKNKIQFVSASSNKLSLKHTFKVDDGFCNGLSCYQEKLVVSFVKPSKLQIIDLNGKVLKTIITNSKGEDIFTWPNFVTSNSHSIYVSDESRPALIRLNWHGKLRGIYKAIQRPTGIAMLEDGSILVNNYPNGDIQHLSCDLSKSSIVLKDLTKPFAICCSGTDNKLYISLNSSEEKNDNYIQIFKMS, from the coding sequence ATGGCTGTATCAGGGAAGAAAGCTCCTGCTGTGTCAACAGGTTCAGGTGaagactttgaaattttttgtcAACCATGTGACCTTGATGACATCAGACTTCCCGCCTTTGGATACTGCACAAACTGTGAAGAGCATCTGTGTGAGTCTTGCTTTAACCACCATAAGAAGCCTAAACCATTGCGACATCACATCCTTTTGGACAAACAAAACATGCCCCAAACTCAACAAATTCCTTCAAAATCTACTCATGCTGGTCAGCCTGATGACCTAACTACACCTTGTACTGAACACAAGCGAGAAATCATCAAATTCTACTGTCATGATCATAAAGTTCTTCTATGCACTGTATGTGTTACCCTTGGACATTCCCTTACATCCTGCCATGTCAACTACATACCAGATATTTCTAAGCAAAGTATAAACAGCTCAGAGTACAGAGATACCATTAAAGACATAGATAACATAGCTGAAAGATATCACAAACTAACAGAAGATCTAAGAAGAATGACAACCAATTCTAACAATTCTTTGTCAGATGTTCTCATAGACTTGAAGAAGTtcagaaaagaaataaatcaaagaTTAGATGAACTAGAAAAGGAAGCTGAAGACAGAGCCAACGCTCTCAAAGATGACAACAACAAAAGGCTAACAGCAATGGAGACCGCaagtgaaaatattacaaaatgtctgAAAGCATCAACTGACTCCATCAAACAATTAAACACATCCAAACAAGCAGACCGACTTTTCATGGAACTAAAATCTGCACAAAAACTGATAGAAGTTTCTAAGGAAAAGCTTTCCTTGCAAGCACCACATGCAGATGTCAATAAATATCAGTTTCAACCTAATCTAGCAATTTCAAGCTTTCTGAAAGAGAAATCACTAGGAACAATAAGACAGAAAGCAAAAGAGCAGTCAAATCCCCCTCCAGTGGTTTCTCTTCAACCTCTTAAGTATTCACATCAAGGAAGTGTATCTGTGAAAACAACACAAGATAAGAACATGTGCTACGTTACAGGAATGGCCCTCCTTACACCTTCAAAACTTGTTCTCACAGATTACAATAACCAGTCAATCAAAATGATTGACACCAACAGTAATTCCATTTCCCATCAATTAAAACCAGAAACTGCTCCTGGTGATCTTACATTGGTTACCCGTGACCAACTTGCTGTTACACTGCCAGGCAAGAACAAAATTCAATTTGTATCTGCCTCGTCAAACAAACTATCtctaaaacatacatttaaagtAGATGATGGATTTTGTAATGGTTTAAGTTGTTATCAGGAGAAACTTGTAGTGTCATTTGTGAAACCTTCAAAACTCCAGATCATTGATCTGAACGGTAAGGTTCTGAAAACAATTATTACTAATTCTAAAGGAGAAGATATCTTCACTTGGCCAAATTTTGTCACATCCAACAGCCATTCTATTTATGTATCAGATGAATCAAGGCCTGCACTTATAAGACTGAATTGGCATGGTAAACTCAGAGGTATTTACAAAGCTATACAACGTCCTACAGGTATTGCTATGTTAGAAGATGGATCAATTTTAGTGAACAATTATCCAAATGGTGATATACAACATTTATCATGTGACTTATCCAAAAGCAGTATTGTTCTGAAGGACCTGACCAAACCATTTGCTATCTGCTGCAGTGGTACAGACAATAAACTGTACATCAGTCTTAACAGTTCCGAAGAGAAAAATGACAATTATATTCAAATCTTCAAGATGTCTTAA
- the LOC123547506 gene encoding zinc finger protein 391-like, whose product MDCYLLTLYVSLEQELAIRELFVYNGWNFNKYQDSTYESYTSKQDLNTCLPRKNLQDPGDTSQTKLLIGENPSIKNVDLETDAQTEIFSDLQHFVEATLIAVTTESDKTDCPNSENELSDETSPGISDVKQSSTSDYVTGTNSEAIGNCNDNFGTRHNICVHRSGTGTSDDSAYKNDTVNGLQESNLGTSSNIFDGDKPYCGTSNEFTVVNGSISGISNIKGNIESDQGTSNSFANGNQPFCENSNLIKTNVTTDADIKSDIEETVHNNFNPEEIQESSSPGDTSTKLFKADENKNKNAEKRVLRRNTGKKRNEPKGKIKLKEKKIENRKYEVLLETTVKSGKKSKVGLFHCKECDYTFRFLGAYKNHKKDGKCLFECEYCGKTFTSRYYSNYQSHLKYHVKDRPHKCNVCGKSYIEAQTLKIHMRKHSGDRPYICHHCGRQFYSSSNLLSHRNSAHSDTREIHKCDICDARLSTLGNLRVHKKVVHAVERPFTCEICGKSFKTQKSLEQVHAKVHSEDFPYKCDFIECGKMFKRSEGLADHMRRHNNDRNHFCERCGKGFYSNKELTLHTRTHTGEKPHTCQLCDYKCALAGNLRKHMKTHLSAQ is encoded by the exons ATGGATTGTTACTTATTGACACTGTATGTGTCATTAGAACAAGAGTTGGCAATCAGGGAGTTGTTTGTCTACAATGGATGGAACTTCAATAAATATCAAG ATTCCACCTATGAGAGCTACACATCAAAACAAGACTTAAATACCTGCTTGCCAAGAAAAAACTTACAAGATCCAGGTGACACATCACAAACAAAACTTCTGATTGGAGAAAATCCTTCCATAAAAAATGTTGACCTAGAAACAGATGCACAAACGGAAATATTCTCTGATCTGCAACATTTTGTTGAGGCGACTCTGATTGCTGTCACTACAGAGAGCGACAAAACTGATTGTCCGAATAGTGAAAACGAGTTGAGTGATGAAACCAGTCCGGGAATTTCAGATGTGAAACAGTCAAGCACCTCTGATTATGTGACTGGTACCAACAGTGAAGCCATAGGCAACTGCAATGACAATTTTGGTACCAGACACAATATTTGTGTTCACAGATCAGGCACTGGCACCAGTGACGATTCAGCTTATAAAAATGATACAGTGAATGGGTTACAGGAATCTAATTTGGGAACCAGCAGCAATATATTTGATGGTGATAAACCTTATTGTGGAACCAGTAATGAATTTACAGTGGTGAATGGGTCCATTAGTGGTATCAGTAATATTAAAGGTAATATTGAATCTGACCAGGGAACCAGTAATTCTTTTGCTAATGGAAACCAGCCATTTTGCGAAAACagtaatttaattaaaacaaatgtaaccACAGATGCAGATATTAAGTCTGACATAGAAGAAACTGTGCATAATAATTTTAATCCAGAAGAAATCCAGGAATCCTCTTCTCCAGGTGACACATCAACAAAGTTATTTAAAGCTGAcgagaacaaaaacaaaaatgctgaAAAGAGGGTGTTGAGGAGGAACACTGGTAAGAAAAGAAATGAACCtaaaggaaaaataaaattaaaggagAAAAAAATAGAGAACAGAAAATATGAGGTTTTATTAGAAACAACTGTTAAATCAGGGAAGAAAAGTAAAGTTGGATTATTTCATTGTAAGGAATGCGATTACACGTTTAGATTTCTTGGAGCGTACAAGAATCATAAGAAAGATGGTAAATGTTTGTTTGAATGTGAATATTGTGGGAAAACATTTACGTCTAGATACTATTCCAATTATCAGTCACATCTTAAATATCACGTGAAAGATAGGCCACACAAGTGCAATGTATGTGGAAAATCATACATAGAAGCTCAGACATTGAAGATTCATATGAGAAAGCATTCTGGGGACCGGCCCTATATCTGTCATCATTGTGGACGTCAGTTTTACTCCTCCTCAAATCTGTTGAGTCACAGAAACAGCGCTCATAGCGATACTCGAGAAATCCACAAGTGTGATATATGTGATGCTAGACTAAGCACTCTGGGTAATTTACGGGTACACAAGAAAGTTGTTCATGCCGTCGAGCGACCATTCACTTGTGAAATATgcggaaaatcttttaaaacgcAGAAATCACTAGAACAAGTTCACGCAAAAGTACATTCAGAGGATTTTCCATATAAATGCGACTTTATTGAATGTGGTAAAATGTTCAAACGTTCGGAAGGTTTAGCAGATCACATGAGGAGACATAATAATGATAGAAACCATTTCTGTGAAAGGTGCGGGAAAGGATTTTATTCGAATAAAGAACTTACCCTGCATACACGGACACACACAGGAGAAAAACCACATACGTGCCAATTGTGTGATTATAAATGTGCTTTGGCAGGAAATCTTCGTAAACATATGAAAACTCATCTGTCTGCGCAATAA